One stretch of Dissulfurimicrobium hydrothermale DNA includes these proteins:
- a CDS encoding P-II family nitrogen regulator, protein MKEVLAIIRPNRMNVTKQALVGAGIPSFTAAMVMGRGKRTLDKELVEAIYTGSVESDEMLPLIAKGPACMPKRMISMVVPDQMVSSVVKIITEINQTGSPGDGKIFVMPMLDVVRVRTGESGESAIDEMKGI, encoded by the coding sequence ATGAAAGAGGTCCTGGCGATAATAAGGCCAAACAGGATGAATGTCACTAAACAGGCCCTTGTTGGCGCAGGCATCCCAAGCTTTACTGCTGCCATGGTCATGGGGCGCGGGAAGCGAACCCTCGACAAGGAGCTTGTTGAGGCAATATATACAGGTTCTGTTGAATCTGATGAAATGCTTCCGCTTATAGCTAAGGGACCTGCTTGTATGCCAAAACGCATGATAAGTATGGTAGTCCCTGATCAAATGGTCTCAAGTGTTGTCAAAATAATAACAGAGATAAATCAGACTGGTAGTCCAGGTGATGGGAAGATATTTGTGATGCCCATGCTGGACGTAGTAAGGGTACGTACAGGGGAGAGTGGTGAGAGCGCAATAGACGAAATGAAGGGCATATAG
- a CDS encoding P-II family nitrogen regulator — protein MIMIRAIVRPEKCDAVKAALLEGGYPAVTKIEVFGRGKQRGLKVGNITYDELPKTMLMTVVPDEEKDLVVKAIMESARTSEKGAYGDGKIFVSPVDDVYTISSGKKEA, from the coding sequence ATGATAATGATACGGGCAATAGTACGTCCTGAAAAGTGTGATGCAGTTAAGGCGGCCCTGCTTGAGGGCGGATATCCAGCCGTTACAAAAATAGAGGTCTTTGGCCGCGGGAAACAACGCGGGCTGAAGGTCGGCAATATCACATATGATGAGCTGCCTAAGACAATGCTTATGACAGTCGTCCCTGATGAAGAAAAGGACCTCGTAGTCAAGGCAATCATGGAAAGCGCAAGGACCAGCGAAAAAGGGGCATACGGGGACGGCAAGATATTCGTGAGTCCTGTGGATGATGTATATACAATCAGCTCCGGTAAAAAGGAGGCATAG
- the nifH gene encoding nitrogenase iron protein, whose amino-acid sequence MRKIAIYGKGGIGKSTTTQNTVAGLVEMDKKVMIVGCDPKSDSTRLILGGLAQKTVLDTLREEGDDVDLEDVMKIGFGNCRCVESGGPEPGVGCAGRGIITSINLLESLGAYDASHQIDYVFYDVLGDVVCGGFAMPMREGKAQEIYIVVSGEMMAMYAANNISKGIKKFADLGGVRLGGLICNSRKVDNEEALIKAFAEELGTQMIYFVPRDNIVQKAEIHKKTVIEYDPAAEQAQHYRNLAKAIDGNQMFVIPKPLSQEKLEQILMDHGLFD is encoded by the coding sequence ATGAGAAAGATAGCTATTTACGGCAAAGGTGGAATAGGCAAATCGACAACAACCCAGAATACCGTTGCCGGTCTCGTAGAGATGGACAAGAAGGTGATGATCGTCGGATGTGACCCGAAGTCAGACTCCACCCGGCTTATCTTGGGAGGCCTGGCCCAAAAAACTGTTCTCGACACCCTTCGTGAAGAGGGCGATGACGTTGATCTGGAGGACGTTATGAAGATCGGTTTCGGCAACTGTCGTTGCGTTGAATCCGGCGGCCCTGAACCTGGGGTCGGGTGTGCGGGTCGGGGTATAATCACGTCCATTAACCTGCTTGAATCCCTTGGCGCATATGATGCCTCGCATCAGATTGACTATGTCTTCTATGATGTCCTCGGTGACGTCGTGTGCGGTGGTTTTGCAATGCCTATGCGTGAGGGCAAGGCGCAGGAGATATACATCGTAGTCTCAGGCGAGATGATGGCCATGTATGCGGCGAACAACATCTCAAAAGGCATCAAGAAGTTTGCTGATTTGGGCGGCGTTCGTCTTGGCGGGCTTATCTGTAACAGCCGTAAGGTGGACAACGAAGAGGCGCTCATAAAGGCGTTTGCCGAGGAGTTGGGCACACAAATGATCTATTTTGTGCCAAGGGACAACATAGTCCAGAAGGCTGAGATTCATAAGAAAACAGTCATAGAATATGATCCGGCTGCGGAGCAGGCCCAGCATTACAGAAATCTTGCAAAGGCTATCGATGGGAATCAGATGTTCGTTATCCCAAAACCATTATCCCAGGAAAAACTTGAGCAGATTCTTATGGATCATGGGCTATTTGACTAA
- the nifA gene encoding nif-specific transcriptional activator NifA, whose amino-acid sequence MNYFPIHNRKPSIEDTLKILNGELAALYEISKLIGTAISLEKSLSEILHILHKILNMQRATMVLLDRTGKQLRIRTSYGLTAEEQMRGVYNLDEGIIGKVFTTSLPFVVPDINKEPLFLNKTGARPRFEKGQISFIGVPIMILQKPAGVLTVDRLFGPEISFEEDVKFLTVVATLVAQFLQLNDEINLKEECLIDENRSLKAELDSIYNRHNIIGNSKAMRDVLTIVEKVASTNATVLLLGESGTGKELVARAIHQTSPRKEKGFIKVNCAALPENLLESELFGHEKGAFTGAFSARKGRFELADGGTLFLDEIGEMGLNVQAKLLRVLQEQRFERLGGERTIEVDVRVIAATNRSLEQAVVNGIFRTDLYYRLNVVPIKLPPLRDRPEDIPALIGHFLDKSNARNHKNVKISREALQFLQGYSWPGNVRELQNLIERLVILSDRGYIRLSDIPSVIQAEPELITNQDQKANGTDNAWKGRTNTYGKLLDLEKNRIEEALIKHSWVQVRAARELGITQRQMGYKIKKFGLKPPWTQGSSDHLKN is encoded by the coding sequence ATGAACTATTTCCCAATACATAATAGAAAGCCATCCATTGAAGATACATTAAAGATACTCAATGGAGAACTGGCTGCCCTTTATGAAATATCCAAACTTATAGGCACGGCTATATCGCTTGAAAAAAGTCTCTCCGAGATACTGCATATCCTACACAAGATCTTGAATATGCAGCGTGCGACGATGGTGCTGCTTGACAGAACAGGGAAACAGCTTCGCATCAGGACCTCTTACGGCCTGACGGCCGAAGAACAAATGCGCGGCGTATACAATCTAGATGAGGGCATAATAGGCAAGGTCTTCACGACCTCTTTGCCATTTGTTGTACCGGACATCAATAAAGAGCCTCTTTTCCTCAACAAGACCGGCGCCAGGCCGCGTTTTGAAAAGGGGCAAATATCTTTTATAGGTGTACCGATAATGATCCTGCAAAAACCAGCAGGTGTTCTCACGGTTGACCGTCTTTTCGGGCCGGAGATATCGTTTGAAGAAGATGTCAAGTTCCTCACTGTCGTGGCTACGTTGGTGGCCCAGTTTCTTCAACTCAATGATGAGATAAATCTGAAAGAAGAGTGTTTGATTGATGAAAACCGTTCCCTCAAGGCGGAACTCGACAGCATTTACAACCGGCACAATATAATAGGAAACAGCAAGGCTATGCGCGACGTGCTCACAATTGTCGAGAAAGTCGCATCCACCAATGCGACGGTGCTGCTTCTGGGTGAATCAGGCACTGGAAAGGAACTTGTCGCCAGGGCCATCCATCAGACAAGCCCAAGGAAGGAGAAGGGCTTTATCAAGGTAAATTGCGCCGCCTTACCTGAAAATCTCCTGGAAAGCGAGCTGTTTGGCCACGAAAAAGGTGCCTTTACTGGGGCCTTCAGCGCCAGAAAGGGAAGATTCGAGCTTGCAGACGGCGGGACGTTGTTTTTGGATGAGATAGGTGAGATGGGTCTTAATGTGCAGGCAAAACTTTTGAGGGTACTTCAAGAGCAAAGATTCGAACGGCTTGGCGGAGAGAGAACGATCGAGGTAGATGTGAGGGTTATAGCAGCCACCAACAGGAGTCTTGAACAGGCCGTCGTCAATGGTATTTTCAGGACCGACCTCTATTATCGCCTGAATGTCGTGCCGATAAAACTGCCTCCACTGAGAGACCGCCCTGAAGACATTCCGGCCCTAATAGGACATTTCCTCGATAAAAGTAATGCACGCAACCATAAAAACGTAAAAATATCACGTGAGGCCCTGCAATTCCTTCAAGGTTATTCATGGCCGGGCAATGTCCGCGAGCTCCAAAATCTCATAGAACGCCTGGTGATACTTTCGGACAGAGGATACATCAGACTTTCAGATATACCCTCAGTCATACAGGCCGAACCCGAACTTATTACAAACCAGGATCAAAAGGCCAACGGTACAGACAATGCATGGAAAGGCCGCACCAATACATATGGGAAATTGCTCGACCTCGAGAAAAACAGGATAGAGGAGGCCCTGATCAAACATAGTTGGGTCCAGGTCAGGGCCGCAAGGGAGCTTGGGATAACGCAGAGACAAATGGGGTATAAGATCAAAAAATTCGGCCTTAAGCCCCCATGGACGCAAGGATCATCGGACCATCTGAAGAACTGA
- the rnr gene encoding ribonuclease R: MTKKKNTLDKKPPTKPKHTSKTDPLSIRILRVMRDAGRPLFLREINKAANLNREERHESASALEALINKGLVLQIKGKRYGLSDLMHLVTGNISVHPDGFGFVTPEQTGGPDIFIPPKALKGAIHGDRVVVRIEQTRGRRQEGSVIRILERRTKRIVGTFHKGKDIAIVVPEDERLAFEVAIPKKATLKAKNGDVVVAEIVNYLPEGRSPEGRVIEILGDPNDLGVQARIVINKYELPHEFSDDVVRQAAELPKIISQEDISDRKDLRAIPLITIDGENARDFDDAVFAKKTKTGYVIIVAIADVGHYVKEGSPIDEAARERGTSVYFPNAVVPMLPETLSNHLCSLVPGEDRLVLAIELNLDRQGNLRRVVFSKAVIKSHRRLTYTEATSLLGCKTSDIAEEDRWLAKMLKLMKELALILNAKRVERGSIDFDMPEPEIILGLQGNLEDIVRRERNIAHRIIEEFMLAANEAVAAHLAKNDVPTLYRVHPEPDRLRLNDFVSFARGIGLDIALPDEMSPRWCQEVLLKAAGSPIEYIINTLLLRSMQQAVYSPINIGHFGLASTHYLHFTSPIRRYPDLIVHRILTANMGRRKKTPLYTEEVLSDLGRHCSQKERTAMEAEREMIDRLKVRLMADKIGEVYEGVISGVASFGFFVELKDVFIEGAVRLVDLTDDYYVFDQAGYRLVGQRHKRTFQIGDIVKVRVKEVNVARRHINFEVIEERPASSRASNCNKTVVGG, encoded by the coding sequence ATGACAAAGAAAAAAAATACGCTGGATAAAAAACCCCCAACAAAGCCTAAACATACATCCAAAACAGATCCATTATCCATCCGCATCCTGAGGGTGATGAGAGATGCAGGACGTCCTCTTTTCTTAAGAGAGATCAATAAGGCAGCCAATCTCAATAGGGAAGAGAGGCATGAATCCGCCAGCGCGCTGGAGGCCCTCATAAATAAAGGGCTAGTCCTACAGATCAAGGGCAAGAGATATGGGCTCTCAGATCTCATGCACCTTGTTACAGGGAACATCTCCGTTCATCCTGACGGCTTTGGATTCGTAACACCGGAACAGACAGGAGGTCCTGACATCTTTATCCCGCCGAAGGCCTTAAAAGGGGCCATACACGGCGACAGAGTGGTGGTGCGGATAGAACAGACCAGGGGGAGACGGCAAGAAGGCTCAGTTATAAGGATACTTGAGCGGAGGACAAAGCGGATAGTCGGGACCTTCCATAAGGGCAAGGATATTGCAATTGTTGTACCCGAAGATGAGCGCCTTGCATTTGAGGTCGCCATACCGAAAAAGGCCACACTGAAGGCCAAAAACGGCGATGTGGTGGTTGCGGAGATAGTAAATTACCTGCCGGAGGGGAGGAGTCCAGAGGGCCGTGTGATAGAGATACTCGGCGATCCGAACGACCTCGGTGTCCAAGCTAGGATAGTCATAAACAAGTACGAGCTGCCGCATGAATTCTCCGACGATGTTGTCAGGCAGGCCGCTGAACTGCCAAAGATCATAAGCCAAGAGGACATCAGCGACAGAAAGGACCTGCGGGCCATACCCCTTATTACGATCGACGGCGAGAATGCAAGGGACTTCGACGATGCGGTCTTTGCAAAAAAGACAAAGACTGGTTATGTCATTATCGTAGCCATAGCGGACGTAGGCCATTACGTAAAAGAAGGCTCACCTATAGACGAAGCCGCGCGAGAAAGGGGCACAAGTGTCTATTTCCCAAACGCGGTCGTCCCCATGCTGCCCGAAACCCTTTCAAATCACCTATGCAGCCTGGTGCCAGGTGAAGATCGCCTGGTCCTTGCAATAGAGCTCAACCTTGACAGGCAGGGAAATCTAAGGCGGGTCGTTTTCTCGAAGGCCGTGATAAAGAGCCATCGGAGGTTGACATATACCGAGGCGACCAGCCTATTGGGGTGCAAGACGAGTGATATTGCAGAGGAAGATCGCTGGCTTGCAAAGATGTTGAAGTTGATGAAAGAGCTCGCCCTTATCCTCAATGCAAAGAGGGTCGAGAGGGGCAGCATAGACTTTGACATGCCCGAACCAGAAATAATCCTTGGGCTTCAAGGCAACCTCGAAGATATAGTAAGGCGCGAACGCAACATCGCCCACCGTATAATAGAGGAGTTTATGCTCGCGGCAAACGAGGCTGTAGCCGCGCATCTTGCAAAGAACGACGTCCCGACCCTCTACAGGGTACATCCTGAACCCGACAGGCTGAGACTGAACGACTTTGTCTCATTCGCCCGAGGTATCGGCCTTGACATCGCGCTTCCAGATGAGATGAGCCCAAGGTGGTGTCAAGAGGTACTGCTAAAGGCAGCTGGCTCGCCTATTGAATACATAATAAATACGCTGCTCTTACGCTCCATGCAGCAGGCCGTATACTCGCCGATAAATATCGGGCACTTCGGCCTCGCCTCGACCCACTACCTGCATTTCACCTCGCCCATTCGCCGTTATCCTGACCTCATAGTTCACAGAATACTCACCGCCAATATGGGACGCAGAAAAAAGACGCCTCTCTATACGGAAGAGGTCCTCTCTGATCTAGGCCGACACTGTTCGCAGAAGGAGCGGACGGCCATGGAGGCCGAACGCGAGATGATAGACAGGCTCAAGGTCAGACTTATGGCAGACAAGATTGGAGAGGTGTATGAAGGCGTCATTTCAGGGGTTGCGTCATTCGGCTTCTTTGTTGAACTCAAAGATGTCTTTATCGAAGGGGCGGTCAGGCTTGTCGATCTTACGGACGACTATTATGTATTTGACCAGGCGGGATACAGGCTTGTAGGTCAAAGGCATAAGAGAACGTTTCAAATCGGCGACATAGTGAAGGTACGTGTAAAAGAGGTAAATGTCGCACGCAGACACATAAATTTTGAGGTAATTGAAGAACGGCCTGCATCAAGCAGGGCGAGTAATTGCAACAAAACAGTAGTAGGCGGATAA
- the ligA gene encoding NAD-dependent DNA ligase LigA has protein sequence MIDKDILERIGRLRQEINYHNYRYYVLDQPIISDEDYDALMHELIDLETRYPEAVTPDSPTQRIGAQPSDKFATAHHTVPMLSLDDAFSEGDVIEFDRRIRRFLGTEKEIEYTVEPKMDGLAIELVYENGIFILGSTRGDGYIGEDVTNNIRTVRAVPLKLIGHEVPLPDRLEVRGEIFINKDGFNALNEARKARGEPLFANPRNAAAGSLRQLDPAITASRPLDVFFYGVGIVKGRTFKTQWEILSTLKKWGLKVNPLAEKITGIEAAIRYHRRIGEKRDTLSYEIDGIVIKVNSLELQTRLGEKAKSPRWALAYKFEAAQAVTVIKDIQLSVGRTGAVTPIAIMAPVRVGGVMVSRATLHNEDEIRRKDIRIGDWVIIKRAGDVIPEVVRPLIERRTGAERIFEMSSTCPVCGSRLVKRPEEAVWRCPNPDCFPRLVKQLVHFAGKGSMDIDGLGPKVAEQMITAGLVREVADLYTLKLSDLTSLERFAEKSARNLLAAIEKSKKTTLARFIYALGIRHVGETTAQVLANSFTSIKQIIDANEMKLTSVEGIGPEAASSIRTWFSDKKNRVLVERLIGSGITFSNSGTTGGPSLEGKTFVFTGKLSKFTRDEAKMLVTRLGGRTASGVSKGTSYLVAGENPGSKFKKAMELGIKIINEDEFLELVQKTHF, from the coding sequence GTGATCGACAAGGATATCCTTGAACGCATAGGCAGATTAAGACAAGAGATCAACTACCACAACTACCGCTACTATGTGCTTGATCAGCCTATCATAAGCGACGAAGACTATGACGCCCTTATGCACGAGCTCATAGACCTTGAAACCAGATATCCTGAGGCGGTGACACCAGACTCACCCACCCAAAGGATAGGGGCGCAGCCGTCTGACAAATTTGCCACGGCCCATCATACAGTCCCGATGCTTAGCCTTGACGATGCATTCAGCGAGGGCGACGTGATCGAGTTCGACAGAAGGATTAGGAGGTTTCTGGGGACAGAGAAAGAGATCGAATATACAGTCGAACCTAAGATGGACGGCCTCGCAATCGAACTAGTCTATGAAAACGGCATCTTTATCCTCGGCTCAACCAGGGGAGATGGCTACATAGGCGAAGACGTAACCAATAATATACGAACGGTCAGGGCGGTGCCTTTGAAACTGATTGGGCACGAGGTGCCCCTGCCGGATCGACTCGAGGTGCGAGGGGAGATATTTATAAACAAAGACGGCTTTAATGCATTAAATGAGGCACGAAAGGCCAGAGGTGAACCATTGTTTGCCAACCCTAGAAACGCAGCGGCTGGCTCTTTGCGTCAACTTGACCCTGCCATAACCGCATCACGCCCGCTCGACGTATTTTTCTATGGCGTTGGAATAGTAAAGGGCCGCACATTCAAGACACAATGGGAGATACTCTCTACCCTCAAAAAATGGGGGCTCAAGGTAAATCCGCTGGCGGAGAAAATAACAGGTATAGAGGCTGCCATACGCTATCACCGACGCATCGGAGAGAAGAGGGACACCCTGAGCTATGAGATAGACGGCATCGTGATCAAGGTAAACAGCCTTGAACTCCAGACCAGGCTCGGAGAAAAGGCAAAAAGTCCGCGTTGGGCGCTGGCTTACAAGTTCGAAGCTGCCCAAGCTGTGACTGTGATCAAGGACATCCAATTAAGCGTAGGGCGCACAGGCGCTGTCACACCGATAGCCATAATGGCACCTGTACGGGTAGGTGGGGTGATGGTAAGTCGCGCTACCCTACACAATGAAGACGAAATACGCAGAAAAGACATACGTATAGGCGACTGGGTTATAATAAAACGCGCCGGCGACGTAATCCCGGAGGTCGTCCGCCCGCTTATAGAAAGAAGGACCGGCGCTGAGCGGATATTCGAGATGTCCTCGACCTGTCCTGTTTGTGGTTCAAGGCTTGTCAAAAGACCAGAGGAGGCAGTATGGCGTTGTCCTAATCCTGACTGCTTCCCGAGACTCGTAAAACAGCTTGTACACTTTGCAGGCAAGGGTTCGATGGATATAGACGGGCTCGGCCCAAAGGTGGCGGAACAGATGATAACGGCCGGGCTTGTCAGAGAGGTCGCCGACCTCTATACGCTCAAGCTGAGCGACCTTACCTCGCTTGAACGATTTGCTGAAAAATCAGCGCGAAATCTCTTGGCGGCCATAGAAAAGAGCAAGAAGACCACACTCGCACGTTTCATCTACGCCCTTGGCATAAGACATGTAGGCGAGACCACGGCCCAGGTGCTTGCAAATAGCTTTACTTCAATCAAACAAATTATTGATGCAAATGAAATGAAACTGACGTCCGTGGAAGGCATTGGGCCCGAGGCGGCATCCAGCATAAGGACGTGGTTTTCCGACAAAAAAAACCGCGTGCTTGTCGAACGGCTAATAGGCTCCGGAATAACGTTCTCAAACTCAGGCACGACAGGAGGACCCTCGCTTGAGGGAAAGACCTTTGTCTTTACAGGCAAACTATCCAAATTTACCAGGGATGAGGCAAAGATGCTGGTGACAAGGCTTGGCGGGCGAACCGCATCGGGAGTAAGCAAAGGCACCTCCTATCTTGTGGCCGGCGAGAATCCTGGATCAAAGTTCAAAAAGGCAATGGAGCTCGGGATCAAAATTATAAATGAGGATGAGTTTCTTGAGCTTGTGCAGAAGACACATTTTTAA
- a CDS encoding Crp/Fnr family transcriptional regulator → MNLIIKNKSQLKKDCIDDFLVSIPTFAGLSEQALAEIKAHLYKKNFSKGKLIYQEGDAVNILYIVEMGKIEIYKTNSDGKKFTIWFIKPREFFCLAMMLYGVAFANVEAVQNTMVYCLNKKDYEAVINKYPEISARLLQCLAGKMVAYSGLVEKSVFFKAQSRIASILINHHSIDKQGVPVCQLSQNEIMSLAGIARETVSRMLRKFKEEGLVSVSRCNIHIQDMERLKSKLLEGSGSDLF, encoded by the coding sequence ATGAATCTGATTATTAAAAATAAATCGCAGTTAAAGAAGGATTGCATCGATGATTTTCTTGTAAGCATCCCCACGTTTGCAGGTCTAAGCGAACAGGCTTTAGCTGAAATAAAGGCGCACCTATATAAAAAAAATTTTTCAAAGGGAAAACTGATATATCAAGAGGGAGATGCGGTCAATATCCTTTATATAGTTGAAATGGGCAAGATAGAGATATATAAGACCAATTCCGACGGTAAAAAATTTACGATCTGGTTTATCAAGCCCAGGGAATTTTTCTGTCTTGCGATGATGCTGTATGGGGTTGCCTTTGCAAATGTAGAGGCGGTGCAGAATACCATGGTGTATTGTTTAAACAAAAAAGATTACGAGGCGGTCATAAACAAATATCCAGAGATTTCAGCCAGACTTTTGCAGTGTCTTGCCGGCAAGATGGTCGCCTATTCAGGCCTGGTGGAAAAGTCGGTATTTTTTAAGGCCCAATCCCGTATTGCATCGATACTTATCAACCATCATTCTATTGACAAACAAGGCGTACCTGTTTGTCAGCTCTCCCAAAACGAAATCATGTCCCTCGCAGGCATAGCCCGTGAAACCGTCTCTCGAATGTTGAGGAAATTCAAGGAAGAGGGCCTGGTAAGCGTAAGCCGCTGCAATATCCACATACAAGATATGGAGCGGCTGAAGAGTAAATTGCTGGAGGGAAGCGGGTCTGATTTATTTTAA
- the extI gene encoding selenite/tellurite reduction operon porin ExtI, with the protein MSKKGIVLSVFLFLSVFCLSKQANAGPAIDFGDNGGYLQIDVKFQGILDHTDFGAGTDNNKSRNDLYLRRARLVFTGMFNDTWGAKFQTCGGTSATRNLGGGGYELAKSNTKANSQIRLVDGYLIGMLSDQFNLKVGLTKIPLTRANLDECFSPLSTERSAFVYSPFGTDATKNSRDMGIVVHGNFFENQMKYWLAVMEGREGSTSYENTFVDKTFKSSAAPRSYLEYVGRVHWSFLKPETGPSGSGYMGTYLGRKGKILTIGAAAAYQPEAAYKYTKADPNNPLDAVVLNKNDTVDYKAYTTDIFFEYPFDNGGVVTATALYLHADLDDAYKTALAPADQATIVAGLLGQKEGWYTKLGYILPVTVGPKGKLQPFGRYEHWNMASIFNVKNQHIDQFGVGANYFVMGNDSVRFSLEYQRTDFDKKTMIGDYMDMSKNHKLYDGYDVYTAMFMVVF; encoded by the coding sequence ATGTCAAAAAAGGGGATAGTGCTTTCTGTCTTTTTGTTTTTGTCTGTGTTTTGCCTGAGTAAACAGGCTAACGCAGGCCCTGCGATTGATTTTGGGGACAATGGGGGTTACTTGCAGATTGATGTAAAATTTCAGGGCATCCTGGACCATACTGATTTTGGGGCAGGAACCGATAATAACAAATCTCGCAATGACCTCTACTTAAGAAGGGCGAGGCTTGTCTTTACCGGAATGTTTAATGACACCTGGGGCGCCAAATTCCAGACCTGCGGCGGCACCAGCGCAACCCGCAACCTTGGAGGCGGCGGCTATGAGCTTGCCAAGTCGAACACCAAGGCCAACTCCCAGATAAGACTGGTCGATGGCTACTTGATCGGTATGCTCAGTGACCAATTTAATCTGAAAGTCGGTCTGACCAAGATCCCTCTTACAAGGGCGAATCTGGATGAGTGCTTCAGCCCGCTTTCCACAGAGAGATCGGCCTTTGTCTATTCGCCCTTCGGCACGGACGCCACCAAGAACAGCAGAGACATGGGCATCGTGGTGCACGGCAATTTCTTTGAAAATCAGATGAAATACTGGCTTGCCGTAATGGAGGGCAGGGAGGGATCAACCAGTTATGAAAATACATTTGTTGATAAAACATTCAAGTCAAGCGCTGCGCCAAGGAGCTATCTTGAGTATGTCGGCAGGGTGCACTGGTCATTTCTGAAACCAGAGACAGGACCTAGTGGCTCAGGCTACATGGGCACATATCTTGGCAGGAAGGGCAAGATACTCACCATCGGCGCTGCCGCCGCATATCAGCCGGAAGCCGCATACAAATACACAAAGGCCGACCCAAACAACCCGCTTGACGCCGTGGTATTAAATAAGAATGACACCGTTGATTATAAGGCGTATACAACGGATATCTTTTTTGAATACCCGTTTGATAATGGTGGCGTGGTGACCGCCACAGCGCTGTATCTGCATGCAGACCTGGATGATGCCTACAAGACCGCCCTTGCCCCGGCGGATCAGGCCACGATAGTCGCTGGTCTCCTCGGGCAGAAAGAGGGCTGGTACACAAAGCTTGGCTATATACTCCCTGTGACAGTCGGGCCAAAGGGCAAGTTACAGCCGTTCGGACGCTATGAGCACTGGAATATGGCATCCATATTTAACGTAAAGAATCAGCATATTGACCAGTTTGGTGTTGGCGCTAACTACTTTGTCATGGGAAACGACTCGGTCAGATTCAGTTTGGAGTATCAGAGGACTGATTTTGACAAAAAGACAATGATCGGCGATTACATGGACATGTCAAAGAACCATAAGCTTTACGATGGTTATGATGTATATACTGCAATGTTCATGGTCGTATTCTAG
- a CDS encoding nitroreductase family protein codes for MRMSILKEDTMIEFHIDEERCIQCGECALDCPAGVIVMDGYPKMTNEAGCFQCQHCLAVCPTAAVSILGKDPDAGTVLKGNMPDPAGLATLIKGRRSVRRYRDRDLAPELIDELLEISCHAPTGVNSRSVLFTVVRERAVMNRLRDHLISRLAQLQDEGRLPEGLTGKYLGRAVIAWQQEGKDILFRGAPHLIITSAPADAPCPVQDTLIALTTFQLIAHAHGVGTVWDGIFMMALAACPDVAGRLGIPENHTLGYAMAFGEPAVEYHRTVQRGPALVNVVKW; via the coding sequence ATGCGGATGAGCATCCTGAAGGAGGATACCATGATTGAGTTTCACATCGATGAGGAGCGTTGCATCCAGTGCGGCGAATGTGCGCTTGACTGCCCGGCGGGTGTCATCGTCATGGATGGCTACCCTAAAATGACCAATGAAGCGGGGTGCTTCCAGTGTCAGCACTGCCTTGCCGTCTGCCCGACCGCGGCCGTTTCGATCCTCGGCAAGGACCCTGACGCGGGCACCGTGCTCAAGGGAAACATGCCGGATCCGGCAGGCCTTGCGACCCTGATCAAGGGGAGGAGGTCGGTGCGCCGCTATCGCGATAGGGATCTGGCCCCGGAGCTGATCGACGAGCTGCTTGAAATCTCCTGCCATGCGCCCACCGGGGTCAACTCAAGGTCGGTGCTCTTCACCGTGGTCAGGGAGCGGGCCGTGATGAACAGGCTACGGGATCATCTGATTAGCCGCCTTGCGCAACTTCAAGATGAAGGGAGACTACCGGAAGGTCTGACCGGCAAGTACCTCGGCCGAGCTGTCATTGCCTGGCAGCAGGAGGGCAAGGACATTCTTTTTCGGGGAGCGCCGCATCTTATCATCACCAGCGCACCGGCGGACGCCCCCTGTCCGGTACAGGATACCCTTATCGCCTTGACCACTTTCCAGCTGATCGCCCATGCCCACGGGGTCGGCACTGTCTGGGACGGCATCTTCATGATGGCACTTGCCGCCTGCCCCGACGTGGCCGGCAGGCTCGGCATTCCCGAAAACCACACCCTGGGGTATGCGATGGCCTTTGGCGAACCGGCGGTGGAATACCACCGGACCGTGCAGCGGGGCCCGGCCCTGGTGAATGTGGTAAAGTGGTGA